From Streptomyces cyaneogriseus subsp. noncyanogenus, the proteins below share one genomic window:
- the ligD gene encoding non-homologous end-joining DNA ligase, with protein MSEDGARTIRAGRRTVEIHRPGKVLLPGDGAAGRPREYTKGDLVDYYRAVAPFMLPHLRGRPLMLERYPDGPDGPRFMQKNTPDHYPEWITRVEVEKEGGTVCHTVCDDQATLLYLVDQAAFTLHRWLSRTTAVDRPDRLVFDLDPPGDDFAPVREAAFLLAELLGELRLPCAPMTTGSRGVHVVVPLNGRQDFDEVREFAHDVAGFLAAAHPGRLTTAARKKDRGGRLYLDVQRNAYAQTAVVPFTVRARPGAPVAAPFAWSQLDDPELHARRWTVTDAVEQARTDPWAGIMSRPRALGPARRRLNALRG; from the coding sequence GTGAGCGAGGACGGCGCCCGGACCATACGGGCCGGCCGGCGCACCGTGGAGATCCACCGGCCCGGCAAGGTGCTGCTGCCCGGCGACGGCGCGGCGGGGCGCCCGCGGGAATACACCAAGGGCGACCTCGTCGACTACTACCGGGCCGTCGCCCCGTTCATGCTGCCGCACCTGCGGGGCCGCCCGTTGATGCTGGAGCGGTACCCGGACGGGCCGGACGGCCCGCGCTTCATGCAGAAGAACACCCCGGACCACTACCCGGAGTGGATCACCCGGGTGGAGGTCGAGAAGGAGGGCGGCACCGTGTGCCACACGGTCTGCGACGACCAGGCCACCCTCCTCTACCTCGTCGACCAGGCCGCCTTCACCCTGCACCGCTGGCTGTCCCGGACCACCGCGGTGGACCGGCCCGACCGGCTCGTGTTCGACCTCGATCCGCCCGGCGACGACTTCGCGCCCGTGCGCGAGGCCGCCTTTCTCCTCGCGGAGCTGCTCGGCGAACTGCGGCTGCCCTGCGCGCCGATGACCACCGGATCGCGCGGAGTGCACGTGGTGGTCCCGCTGAACGGCCGTCAGGATTTCGACGAGGTACGGGAGTTCGCCCACGACGTGGCCGGGTTCCTGGCCGCCGCGCACCCCGGCCGGCTCACCACCGCCGCCCGCAAGAAGGACCGCGGCGGACGGCTCTATCTGGACGTCCAGCGCAACGCCTACGCGCAGACCGCGGTCGTGCCCTTCACGGTCCGCGCCCGGCCCGGCGCCCCCGTGGCCGCTCCGTTCGCCTGGTCGCAGCTCGACGACCCGGAGTTGCACGCGCGCCGCTGGACCGTCACCGACGCCGTCGAGCAGGCGCGCACCGACCCCTGGGCCGGGATCATGAGCCGCCCGCGGGCCCTGGGACCGGCCCGGCGGCGCCTGAACGCCCTGCGCGGCTGA
- a CDS encoding gas vesicle protein has protein sequence MTNTKNTSDSQERQRSSQESQDGHEVTDQAVDNGDGNAEHSGDSDDNSDATHRTADRRPSPMHVLRQAREQLAELTGMVAESVSSFERTEEGWALEVEVLELERVPDTMSLMAGYQVELDHDGQLTGYRRVRRYERGRADARRSGG, from the coding sequence ATGACGAACACGAAAAACACATCCGATTCGCAAGAGCGGCAACGAAGTTCACAAGAATCACAAGATGGTCACGAGGTGACCGACCAGGCCGTCGACAACGGCGACGGCAACGCTGAACACAGCGGCGACAGCGACGACAACAGCGACGCGACGCACCGGACGGCGGACCGTCGGCCGAGCCCCATGCACGTACTGCGCCAGGCGCGCGAGCAACTCGCGGAGCTCACCGGAATGGTCGCCGAGTCCGTGTCGTCCTTCGAGCGGACGGAGGAGGGCTGGGCGCTGGAGGTCGAGGTCCTCGAACTCGAGAGGGTGCCCGACACCATGAGCCTGATGGCCGGTTACCAGGTGGAGCTCGACCACGACGGTCAGCTCACCGGGTACCGCCGCGTCCGCCGCTACGAGCGGGGACGGGCCGACGCGCGCAGGTCCGGCGGCTAG
- a CDS encoding gas vesicle structural protein GvpA → MTVVPAQQTGGGGGSSGLYDVLELVLDRGLVIDAFVRVSLVGIEILKIDVRVVVASVDTYLRFAEACNRLDLESGPRKSPGLPDVVGQVTESGARGKSKGALSGAAQTISDAFKQARDEGEGESRPRARKATAARRKEEQE, encoded by the coding sequence ATGACTGTCGTACCGGCACAGCAGACCGGTGGTGGAGGCGGAAGCTCCGGCCTCTACGACGTGCTCGAACTCGTTCTGGACAGGGGGCTCGTGATCGACGCGTTCGTGCGCGTCTCCCTGGTCGGTATCGAGATCCTCAAGATCGATGTGAGGGTCGTCGTCGCCAGCGTGGACACGTATCTGCGCTTCGCGGAGGCGTGCAACCGGCTCGACCTGGAATCCGGGCCGCGCAAGAGCCCGGGCCTGCCCGACGTGGTCGGCCAGGTCACCGAGTCCGGCGCCCGCGGCAAGTCCAAGGGGGCGCTGTCCGGCGCCGCCCAGACCATCTCCGACGCCTTCAAGCAGGCGCGTGACGAAGGCGAGGGCGAGTCCCGTCCGCGCGCCCGCAAGGCCACGGCCGCCCGCAGGAAGGAGGAGCAGGAGTGA
- a CDS encoding GvpL/GvpF family gas vesicle protein — MSTYVYGITASTHPSLPEGMGGVGDPPRPVRILREGELAAVVSDAPEGLRPKRKDLLAHQNVLSETGAAGCVLPMRFGSVAADDEAVTGVLAERAEHYRERLRTLDGRVEYNIKANHVEEAVLHHVMAESPEIRALAEANRKAGGGSYEDKIRLGEMVAQAVKAREAEDAAALQRVLEPAAEAVSTGPDSTGWLANVSFLVDRGSAETFLAAVEQARKELPHLEVRVNGPLPPYSFVEPGPAEPAATAAGGADAGA; from the coding sequence GTGAGCACCTACGTCTACGGCATCACGGCGAGCACCCACCCGTCGCTCCCCGAGGGCATGGGCGGGGTCGGCGACCCGCCGCGCCCCGTGCGCATCCTGCGGGAGGGCGAGCTGGCGGCCGTCGTCAGCGACGCGCCCGAGGGGCTGCGCCCCAAGCGCAAGGACCTGCTGGCCCATCAGAACGTGCTCAGCGAGACGGGGGCGGCCGGCTGTGTGCTGCCCATGCGGTTCGGCAGCGTCGCCGCCGACGACGAGGCCGTCACCGGGGTGCTCGCCGAGCGCGCCGAGCACTACCGCGAGCGTCTGCGGACGCTGGACGGCCGGGTCGAGTACAACATCAAGGCCAACCACGTGGAGGAGGCCGTCCTGCACCACGTGATGGCCGAGAGCCCGGAGATCCGTGCCCTGGCCGAGGCCAACCGCAAGGCCGGAGGCGGCAGTTACGAGGACAAGATCCGCCTCGGCGAGATGGTCGCCCAGGCGGTCAAGGCCAGGGAGGCGGAGGACGCCGCCGCCCTCCAGCGCGTCCTGGAGCCGGCCGCCGAGGCCGTGAGCACGGGGCCCGACTCCACGGGCTGGCTGGCCAACGTCTCCTTCCTGGTGGACCGCGGCTCCGCCGAGACCTTCCTGGCCGCCGTCGAGCAGGCCCGCAAGGAGCTGCCGCACCTGGAGGTGCGGGTCAACGGCCCGCTGCCGCCGTACAGCTTCGTCGAACCGGGTCCCGCCGAGCCCGCGGCCACCGCGGCCGGCGGAGCCGACGCCGGGGCGTGA
- a CDS encoding gas vesicle protein GvpG, with protein sequence MGLISEVLLLPFAPVRGSAWAVRQVLQEAERIYYDPATVRAELAKLEELLEAGEISEEEFDRREDELLDRLEIASRGGAGTGGGTSR encoded by the coding sequence ATGGGCCTGATCTCGGAGGTGCTGCTGCTGCCGTTCGCCCCGGTGCGCGGCAGCGCCTGGGCCGTCAGACAGGTGCTCCAGGAGGCCGAGCGGATCTACTACGACCCCGCCACCGTCCGGGCCGAACTCGCGAAACTGGAAGAGCTGCTGGAGGCCGGTGAGATCAGCGAGGAGGAGTTCGACCGGCGGGAGGACGAGCTCCTGGACCGGCTGGAGATCGCGTCGCGCGGCGGCGCGGGGACGGGCGGCGGGACGTCACGATGA
- a CDS encoding histone H1-like repetitive region-containing protein, whose amino-acid sequence MGLAVGAGYVLGRTRKLKLAVVVGTLVVGRRMHLGPRAVAELVSRQLRDPQFKEIGDQLRQDLSGVGKAASGVLIERRLDSLADRLHSRTARMRDELAGGASKASRTGRDGVDDSDDDYDDQDDEDGYEDPEGAEEPSSRARSGRRGSTGGRETAGKAPARKTAAKKAPARKTAAKKAPARKTAAKKTAAKTAAKTAAEKAPAKKAPAKKASAKKAAAKKTGAAKKTTGRAARGAGLPKGGGER is encoded by the coding sequence ATGGGCCTCGCGGTAGGGGCCGGGTACGTCCTGGGACGGACGAGGAAACTGAAACTCGCCGTCGTGGTCGGCACCCTCGTGGTCGGCAGGCGGATGCACCTGGGCCCCCGCGCGGTCGCGGAGCTGGTCTCCCGGCAACTCCGGGACCCGCAGTTCAAGGAGATCGGGGACCAGCTCCGGCAGGATCTGAGCGGGGTGGGCAAGGCGGCCTCGGGCGTCCTGATCGAGCGCCGGCTCGACTCGCTCGCCGACCGCCTCCACAGCCGTACCGCCCGGATGCGCGACGAGCTGGCGGGCGGGGCGTCGAAGGCGTCCCGCACCGGCCGTGACGGCGTCGACGACTCCGACGACGACTACGACGACCAGGACGACGAGGACGGCTACGAGGACCCCGAGGGTGCCGAGGAGCCGTCCTCGCGCGCCCGGTCCGGACGCCGGGGCAGTACGGGGGGCCGGGAGACGGCCGGGAAGGCGCCTGCGAGGAAGACGGCTGCCAAGAAGGCGCCTGCGAGGAAGACGGCTGCCAAGAAGGCGCCTGCGAGGAAGACGGCCGCCAAGAAGACGGCCGCCAAGACGGCCGCCAAGACGGCCGCCGAGAAGGCGCCCGCGAAGAAGGCGCCCGCCAAGAAGGCATCCGCCAAGAAGGCGGCGGCGAAGAAGACCGGGGCGGCCAAGAAGACGACGGGTCGCGCGGCTCGCGGCGCCGGGCTGCCGAAGGGAGGTGGTGAGCGATGA
- a CDS encoding cyclase yields MTEALGSAGPTVRSAAKEGPLADVARSEAAERLKAEVQEYLAVQAQRLLVGVGRKLGEATVRLNDVAEGRSPGFARLALDVGRKLAEGKGPARTAVEIGASRAKDGVTGALKNLGGQGKRAGGTGGKPTVIVEHIDVGVPVRTAYDRWTRYEHSWQAEITEQVPGDRIFWTSRGAKGTARGVVSFHRLADDLTRVLLVVEYRPRGLSEQTAALWRAPGRRARLDLKDFARHLTLEGEAAGGRRGEIRDGEAVGTREDTAAREETASGRVADDEPDRYEEEERHESEEEPLHAEEEAPYGEEEAPYGEEGVACAEEPEEEPEEAEEAVYEDDAYAYDDAGVDADRIEAEDTCAYRDEDAYADQGGRR; encoded by the coding sequence ATGACGGAGGCGCTCGGCTCGGCCGGCCCCACGGTGCGGTCGGCAGCGAAGGAGGGTCCGCTCGCCGACGTGGCCCGGAGCGAGGCCGCCGAACGGCTCAAGGCGGAGGTACAGGAGTACCTCGCCGTCCAGGCCCAGCGCCTGCTGGTCGGCGTCGGCCGCAAGCTCGGCGAGGCCACCGTCAGACTCAACGACGTGGCCGAGGGCAGGAGCCCCGGCTTCGCCAGGCTCGCCCTCGACGTCGGGCGCAAGCTCGCCGAGGGCAAGGGACCGGCGCGCACCGCGGTGGAGATTGGCGCCTCGCGGGCCAAGGACGGTGTGACCGGCGCCCTGAAGAACCTCGGCGGCCAGGGCAAGCGCGCAGGTGGGACCGGCGGGAAGCCGACCGTGATCGTCGAGCACATCGACGTCGGCGTGCCGGTGCGCACCGCCTACGACCGGTGGACGCGGTACGAGCACTCCTGGCAGGCCGAGATCACCGAGCAGGTCCCCGGCGACCGGATCTTCTGGACGTCGCGGGGCGCCAAAGGCACCGCGAGGGGCGTCGTCTCCTTCCACCGGCTCGCCGACGACCTCACCCGGGTGCTGCTGGTCGTCGAGTACCGCCCCCGGGGTCTGTCCGAGCAGACCGCCGCCCTCTGGCGGGCCCCGGGCCGCCGGGCCCGGCTCGACCTGAAGGACTTCGCCCGCCACCTCACCCTCGAAGGAGAGGCGGCAGGCGGCCGGCGCGGCGAGATCCGCGACGGCGAGGCCGTCGGCACCCGCGAGGACACGGCGGCGCGGGAGGAGACGGCTTCCGGCCGGGTGGCCGATGACGAGCCGGACCGGTACGAGGAAGAGGAACGCCACGAGAGCGAGGAGGAGCCCCTGCACGCCGAGGAGGAAGCCCCGTACGGGGAGGAGGAAGCCCCGTACGGGGAGGAGGGCGTCGCCTGCGCGGAGGAGCCCGAGGAAGAGCCCGAGGAGGCGGAGGAGGCCGTGTACGAGGACGACGCGTACGCGTACGACGACGCGGGGGTGGACGCGGACCGGATCGAGGCCGAGGACACCTGCGCCTACCGTGACGAGGACGCGTACGCCGACCAGGGGGGCCGCCGATGA
- a CDS encoding gas vesicle protein, with protein sequence MTTPGRLPEPYGQGQGANLADILERVLDKGVVIAGDIRINLLDIELLTIKLRLVVASVDKAKEMGIDWWESDPALSSNARHKELARENAELRARLAELEPGRAPEESP encoded by the coding sequence ATGACGACTCCCGGCCGGCTGCCCGAACCCTATGGCCAGGGACAGGGCGCCAACCTCGCCGACATCCTGGAGCGGGTACTCGACAAGGGTGTCGTCATCGCGGGCGACATCCGGATCAACCTGCTCGACATCGAACTGCTCACCATCAAACTGCGGCTCGTCGTCGCCTCCGTCGACAAGGCCAAGGAGATGGGTATCGACTGGTGGGAGAGCGACCCGGCGCTCTCCTCCAACGCCAGGCACAAGGAACTCGCCCGGGAGAACGCCGAACTGCGCGCCCGTCTGGCGGAACTGGAACCGGGCCGCGCACCGGAGGAGTCACCATGA
- a CDS encoding GvpL/GvpF family gas vesicle protein, with amino-acid sequence MTGLRYVYAVCRPFGAALQAQLTGVAGDPPRVLHHHDLVAVVSHVPEADFSEEALRAHLEDLDWLASTARAHQQVIDALTAVTTPLPLRLATVFRDDSGVRVMMEEREDYFRRTLDRLEGRVEWGVKVYVESDPEQGALAERPAGKPASGRDYLRRRSMRSRAHEDMWQRAEEFATRLHRTLSERAEDTRLHAPQNTALSGAAGRNVLNAAYLVGRDVSEEFVEMVDRTKDEAPGIRVELTGPWAAYSFAGEESREGNAGESRPRDTGAGEAS; translated from the coding sequence ATGACCGGACTGCGGTACGTCTACGCCGTCTGCCGCCCCTTCGGCGCGGCCCTGCAAGCCCAGCTCACCGGGGTGGCGGGTGATCCGCCCCGGGTGCTGCACCACCACGATCTGGTGGCCGTGGTCAGCCATGTGCCCGAGGCGGACTTCTCCGAGGAGGCGCTGCGGGCCCATCTGGAGGACCTGGACTGGCTCGCCTCGACCGCCCGCGCCCACCAGCAGGTCATCGACGCGCTGACCGCCGTCACCACACCGCTGCCGCTCCGGCTCGCCACCGTCTTCCGGGACGACAGCGGCGTCCGGGTGATGATGGAGGAACGGGAGGACTACTTCCGCCGCACCCTCGACCGGCTGGAGGGGCGGGTGGAGTGGGGCGTCAAGGTGTACGTCGAGTCCGACCCCGAGCAGGGCGCCCTGGCGGAGCGGCCGGCCGGGAAACCGGCGTCGGGCCGCGACTATCTGCGGCGGCGCAGCATGCGGTCGCGGGCCCATGAGGACATGTGGCAGCGGGCCGAGGAATTCGCGACCCGGCTCCACCGGACCCTGTCCGAGCGGGCCGAGGACACCCGGCTGCACGCGCCGCAGAACACCGCGCTCTCCGGCGCCGCCGGCCGGAACGTCCTCAATGCCGCCTATCTGGTGGGGCGGGACGTCTCCGAGGAATTCGTGGAAATGGTGGACCGGACGAAGGACGAGGCCCCGGGAATTCGCGTGGAACTCACCGGCCCCTGGGCGGCGTATTCCTTCGCCGGAGAGGAGTCCCGGGAAGGGAACGCCGGAGAGAGCCGTCCGCGGGACACCGGCGCCGGGGAGGCATCGTGA
- a CDS encoding gas vesicle protein: MTIVERREIALVDLLDRLLAGGVVITGDITLRIADVDLVRIDLNALISSVNANVPSPWGE, from the coding sequence GTGACCATCGTCGAACGCCGTGAGATCGCCCTGGTGGACCTGCTCGACCGGCTCCTGGCCGGCGGGGTGGTCATCACGGGCGACATCACGCTGCGCATCGCGGACGTCGATCTGGTCCGCATCGATCTCAACGCGCTGATCAGTTCGGTCAACGCCAATGTGCCGTCACCGTGGGGGGAGTGA
- a CDS encoding gas vesicle protein K: protein MCRHRGGSEVSEHRNRVEFAPDTVERDLIKLVLTVVELLRQLMERQALRRFDEGDLSEDQEERIGLTLMLLEDRMAELRERYGLRPEDLNLDLGPLGPLLPRE, encoded by the coding sequence ATGTGCCGTCACCGTGGGGGGAGTGAGGTGAGCGAACACCGCAACCGTGTCGAGTTCGCACCGGACACCGTCGAACGCGATCTGATCAAACTGGTGCTGACCGTGGTGGAACTGCTGCGCCAGCTCATGGAACGCCAGGCGCTGCGCCGTTTCGACGAGGGAGACCTGAGCGAGGACCAGGAGGAGCGGATCGGGCTCACCCTCATGCTGCTCGAGGACCGGATGGCCGAGCTGCGGGAGCGCTACGGACTGCGGCCCGAGGACCTGAATCTGGACCTCGGGCCGCTCGGGCCGCTGCTGCCCCGGGAGTGA
- a CDS encoding class I SAM-dependent methyltransferase, whose product MPKPQETAVYTHGHHPSVLRSHTWRTAANSAPYLLDRLEPRMRILDVGCGPGTITADFAALVPDGHVTGVDRAPEVLEQARATAAGRGLDNVDFAVADVHALDYPDDTFCVVHAHQVLQHVGDPVRALREMRRVTRPNGFVAVRDSDYAAMTWYPASAGMDAWLDLYRRVARANGGEPDAGRRLKSWALRAGFTDVTATSGTWTFATPGERRWWSDLWAERTVASAYAAQATGGGHATDAQLRAVSAAWREWGKQPDGWFSVLHGEILCRKEA is encoded by the coding sequence ATGCCGAAGCCGCAGGAGACCGCCGTCTACACGCACGGGCACCATCCGTCGGTGCTGCGCTCGCACACCTGGCGCACCGCGGCCAACTCCGCGCCGTACCTGCTGGACCGGCTCGAGCCCCGCATGCGGATCCTCGACGTCGGGTGCGGTCCGGGCACGATCACCGCCGACTTCGCGGCCCTGGTGCCGGACGGGCACGTCACGGGCGTCGACCGGGCCCCGGAGGTCCTGGAGCAGGCCCGGGCCACGGCCGCCGGGCGGGGACTGGACAACGTCGACTTCGCCGTGGCGGACGTGCACGCCCTGGACTACCCGGACGACACCTTCTGCGTCGTCCACGCCCACCAGGTGCTCCAGCACGTGGGCGACCCGGTGCGGGCGCTGCGCGAGATGCGGCGGGTGACCAGGCCGAACGGATTCGTCGCCGTCCGCGACTCGGACTACGCCGCCATGACCTGGTACCCCGCCTCGGCGGGCATGGACGCCTGGCTGGACCTGTACCGCCGGGTGGCCCGCGCCAACGGGGGCGAGCCGGACGCCGGGCGCCGGCTGAAGTCGTGGGCGCTGCGGGCGGGCTTCACCGACGTCACGGCGACATCCGGCACCTGGACCTTCGCCACCCCCGGGGAACGGCGGTGGTGGAGCGATCTGTGGGCCGAGCGCACCGTGGCGTCCGCCTACGCCGCCCAGGCCACCGGCGGCGGGCACGCGACCGACGCGCAACTGCGGGCCGTCTCCGCGGCCTGGCGGGAATGGGGAAAACAGCCCGACGGCTGGTTCAGTGTGCTGCACGGAGAAATTCTGTGCAGAAAGGAAGCCTGA
- a CDS encoding bifunctional phosphatase PAP2/diacylglycerol kinase family protein, whose protein sequence is MSPDVDLTAPAPGPHPVRDGFLELDRRLFEAVAARHWPGADHLLPRLSRSANHGVLWCAAAAALAASRTPRARRAAARGLASLGLASLTINTLGKRSVRRPRPVLDPVPLVRRLKRQPITTSFPSGHAASAAAFATGVALESPAWGAAVAPVAAAVAVSRVYTGVHFPSDVLAGAALGAGAAFAVRGLVPTRAQIVPPARPRADVPALPEGEGLVMVANRGSGTADRVRALSDALPRAEVVECDPDEVGAELERAAGRARVLGVCGGDGTVNAAARIALRHGLPLAVLPGGTLNHFAYDLGVEDVRSLCRAVVRGEGVRVDVGRFSSGDRQGIFLNTFSLGVYPELVRERERWSHRIGGWPAGVLAAVRVLRADRHPLHAEVKGRSHPLWMLFAGNGTYHRMGLAPGRRMDLADGQLDVRVVHGGRRPALRLLSAALAGPLTRSPAHAAVQVGRLHLTGVADGTLLAYDGEITETRGDLTLEKLPEALTVYRPLPGSRPAPAGT, encoded by the coding sequence ATGAGCCCCGACGTAGACCTCACCGCCCCGGCGCCCGGCCCGCACCCCGTCCGCGACGGCTTCCTGGAGCTGGACCGCCGGCTGTTCGAGGCCGTCGCCGCCCGCCACTGGCCCGGCGCCGACCATCTGCTGCCGCGCCTGAGCCGCAGCGCCAACCACGGTGTGCTGTGGTGCGCGGCCGCCGCCGCGCTGGCCGCCTCCCGCACCCCGAGAGCCCGCCGGGCCGCCGCGCGCGGTCTCGCCTCGCTGGGGCTGGCCTCCCTGACCATCAACACCCTCGGCAAGCGCAGCGTCCGCCGCCCCCGTCCGGTGCTGGACCCGGTGCCCCTCGTCCGGCGGCTGAAACGGCAGCCGATCACGACGTCCTTCCCGTCCGGGCACGCCGCCTCGGCCGCCGCGTTCGCCACCGGCGTGGCGCTGGAGTCGCCGGCCTGGGGGGCGGCGGTGGCCCCGGTGGCCGCCGCGGTCGCCGTCTCCCGGGTCTACACCGGTGTCCACTTCCCGAGCGATGTGCTGGCCGGGGCGGCCCTCGGCGCGGGCGCCGCGTTCGCCGTACGGGGTCTGGTCCCCACCCGCGCCCAGATCGTCCCGCCGGCCCGGCCCCGCGCGGACGTGCCCGCGCTGCCCGAGGGCGAGGGCCTGGTCATGGTGGCCAACCGCGGGTCGGGCACCGCGGACCGGGTGCGGGCCCTGTCCGACGCGCTGCCCCGGGCGGAGGTCGTCGAATGCGACCCGGACGAGGTGGGCGCGGAGCTGGAGAGGGCCGCGGGCCGGGCCCGGGTGCTCGGGGTGTGCGGCGGCGACGGCACCGTGAACGCCGCCGCCCGGATCGCCCTGCGCCACGGCCTGCCGCTGGCGGTGCTGCCCGGCGGGACGCTCAACCACTTCGCGTACGACCTGGGCGTGGAGGACGTGCGCAGCCTGTGCCGGGCGGTGGTCCGGGGCGAGGGCGTGCGGGTGGACGTGGGCCGGTTCTCGTCGGGCGACCGGCAGGGGATCTTCCTGAACACCTTCAGCCTCGGGGTCTACCCGGAGCTGGTGCGCGAGCGGGAGCGCTGGTCGCACCGGATCGGCGGCTGGCCGGCCGGGGTGCTGGCGGCCGTACGGGTGCTGCGCGCCGACCGGCACCCGCTCCACGCCGAGGTGAAGGGCCGTTCCCACCCGCTGTGGATGCTGTTCGCCGGCAACGGCACCTACCACCGCATGGGCCTGGCCCCGGGCCGCCGGATGGACCTCGCCGACGGACAGCTCGACGTCCGGGTGGTGCACGGCGGCCGCCGGCCCGCCCTGCGGCTGCTGTCGGCGGCCCTGGCCGGACCGCTCACCCGCTCCCCCGCCCACGCCGCGGTGCAGGTGGGCCGCCTGCACCTGACCGGTGTCGCCGACGGCACGCTCCTGGCCTACGACGGGGAGATCACCGAGACCCGGGGCGACCTGACGCTGGAGAAGCTCCCCGAGGCGCTCACCGTCTACCGGCCGCTGCCGGGCAGCCGACCGGCGCCCGCCGGCACCTGA
- a CDS encoding ABC-F family ATP-binding cassette domain-containing protein — protein MGHLEAAHLEYHLPDGRALLGDVSFRVGEGAVVALVGPNGAGKTTLLRMLAGELGPHGGSVAVSGGLGVMRQFVGSVRDDTTVRDLLVSVAPPRIREAARAVDAAEHAVMTVDDEAAQLAYAQALADWAEARGYEAETLWDICTTAALGVPYDRAQWRQVRTLSGGEQKRLVLEALLRGPDEVLLLDEPDNYLDVPGKRWLEERLTETRKTVLFVSHDRELLARAAQKIVSLEPGPAGADAWVHGGGFATYHQARRERFARFEELRRRWDEKHAQLKKLVLTLRQAASNSDDMASRYRAAQTRLRRFEEAGPPPEPPREQDIRMRLKGGRTGVRAITCQGLELTGLMKPFDLEVFYGERVAVLGSNGSGKSHFLRLLAGGDVAHTGRWKLGARVVPGHFAQTHAHPELQDRTLLDILWREHAQDRGAAMSRLRRYELTAQAERTFGRLSGGQQARFQILLLELEGATALLLDEPTDNLDLESAEALQEGLEGFEGTVLAVTHDRWFARSFDRFLVFGSDGRVRETPEPVWDERRVERVR, from the coding sequence ATGGGACATCTCGAAGCGGCGCACCTGGAGTACCACCTGCCCGACGGGAGGGCGCTGCTGGGGGATGTGTCCTTCCGGGTGGGGGAGGGGGCGGTCGTCGCCCTCGTCGGACCCAACGGCGCCGGCAAGACCACCTTGCTGCGGATGCTGGCGGGCGAGCTCGGGCCGCACGGCGGCAGCGTCGCCGTGAGCGGCGGCCTCGGCGTGATGCGGCAGTTCGTGGGGTCCGTCAGGGACGACACGACCGTACGCGACCTGCTGGTGTCCGTGGCGCCGCCCCGGATCCGCGAGGCCGCGCGGGCCGTCGACGCCGCCGAGCACGCGGTCATGACCGTCGACGACGAAGCCGCCCAGCTCGCCTACGCGCAGGCGCTGGCCGACTGGGCGGAGGCCCGCGGATACGAGGCCGAGACGCTGTGGGACATCTGCACCACCGCAGCCCTGGGCGTGCCCTACGACCGGGCCCAGTGGCGGCAGGTGCGCACGCTGTCCGGCGGCGAGCAGAAGCGGCTGGTGCTGGAGGCGCTGCTGCGCGGCCCCGACGAGGTGCTGCTGCTCGACGAGCCCGACAACTACCTCGACGTCCCCGGCAAGCGCTGGCTGGAGGAGCGGCTCACCGAGACCCGCAAGACGGTGCTGTTCGTCTCCCACGACCGCGAACTCCTCGCCCGCGCCGCCCAGAAGATCGTCTCCCTGGAACCGGGTCCGGCGGGCGCGGACGCGTGGGTGCACGGCGGCGGTTTCGCCACCTACCACCAGGCGCGGCGCGAGCGGTTCGCCCGCTTCGAGGAGCTCCGCCGGCGCTGGGACGAGAAGCACGCCCAGCTGAAGAAGCTCGTCCTGACGCTCCGCCAGGCGGCCTCCAACAGCGACGACATGGCCTCCCGCTACCGCGCCGCCCAGACCCGGCTGCGCAGGTTCGAGGAGGCCGGCCCGCCGCCGGAACCGCCGCGCGAGCAGGACATCAGGATGCGGCTGAAGGGCGGCCGGACCGGCGTACGGGCCATCACCTGCCAGGGGCTGGAGCTGACCGGCCTGATGAAACCGTTCGACCTGGAGGTCTTCTACGGCGAACGCGTCGCCGTCCTCGGCTCCAACGGCTCCGGCAAGTCCCACTTCCTGCGTCTGCTCGCCGGCGGCGACGTGGCCCACACGGGCCGGTGGAAACTGGGGGCGCGCGTCGTCCCCGGGCACTTCGCGCAGACCCACGCCCACCCCGAGCTCCAGGACCGCACGCTGCTGGACATCCTGTGGCGGGAGCACGCCCAGGACCGGGGCGCCGCCATGTCCCGGCTGCGCCGCTACGAGCTGACCGCCCAGGCCGAGCGGACCTTCGGCCGGCTGTCGGGCGGCCAGCAGGCCCGCTTCCAGATCCTGCTGCTGGAACTGGAGGGCGCCACCGCCCTGCTGCTGGACGAGCCGACCGACAACCTCGACCTGGAATCGGCCGAAGCCCTCCAGGAAGGTCTGGAGGGCTTCGAGGGCACGGTGCTCGCGGTCACCCACGACCGCTGGTTCGCCCGCTCCTTCGACCGGTTCCTCGTCTTCGGCAGCGACGGCCGGGTCCGCGAGACGCCGGAACCGGTGTGGGACGAGCGGCGGGTGGAACGGGTCCGCTGA